One window of the Thamnophis elegans isolate rThaEle1 chromosome 6, rThaEle1.pri, whole genome shotgun sequence genome contains the following:
- the ATPSCKMT gene encoding ATP synthase subunit C lysine N-methyltransferase isoform X2: MSKILAEGSATQEVTLLTIADEDSTKRNWGVLLPGIIGGTLVALYSVAIPFIAPALRKHCLPFVPATSKQIENVLITLKGRKGMLVDIGSGDGRIVSFSQYTNIVIFGVPQMMLQLEKKLGDELLEDARVIACRFPFPHWRPNHSFGEGIDTVWAYDSKSFRMEKEDDTTLVKGIPPT; this comes from the exons ATGTCAAAAATACTTGCTGAAGGCAGTGCAACTCAAGAAGTTACACTTTTGACCATTGCTGATGAAGATTCTACCAAAAGGAATTGGGGTGTTTTGCTCCCTGGTATAATTGGTGGTACATTAGTAGCCTTGTACTCTGTGGCTATTCCATTTATTGCTCCAGCACTGAGAAAACATTGCTTGCCATTTGTGCCTGCAACTTCAAAGCAGATTGAAAATGTCCTAATCACGTTGAAAGGCAGAAAAGGAATGCTAGTTGACATAGGAAGTGGTGATGGACGTATT gTCAGTTTTTCACAGTATACAAACATTGTTATTTTTGGAGTTCCTCAGATG ATGTTGCAGCTGGAGAAGAAGCTTGGAGATGAACTCCTGGAGGATGCCAGGGTCATTGCTTGTCGCTTTCCTTTTCCCCATTGGAGACCAAATCATAGCTTTGGCGAAGGCATTGACACCGTTTGGGCATATGATTCCAAATCGTTTAGAATGGAAAAGGAAGATGATACAACTCTTGTCAAAGGCATCCCTCCCACTTAG
- the ATPSCKMT gene encoding ATP synthase subunit C lysine N-methyltransferase isoform X1, whose product MSKILAEGSATQEVTLLTIADEDSTKRNWGVLLPGIIGGTLVALYSVAIPFIAPALRKHCLPFVPATSKQIENVLITLKGRKGMLVDIGSGDGRIVIAAAKAGFKAVGYELNPWLVWYSKYRAWREGVHQDVNFYISDLWKVSFSQYTNIVIFGVPQMMLQLEKKLGDELLEDARVIACRFPFPHWRPNHSFGEGIDTVWAYDSKSFRMEKEDDTTLVKGIPPT is encoded by the exons ATGTCAAAAATACTTGCTGAAGGCAGTGCAACTCAAGAAGTTACACTTTTGACCATTGCTGATGAAGATTCTACCAAAAGGAATTGGGGTGTTTTGCTCCCTGGTATAATTGGTGGTACATTAGTAGCCTTGTACTCTGTGGCTATTCCATTTATTGCTCCAGCACTGAGAAAACATTGCTTGCCATTTGTGCCTGCAACTTCAAAGCAGATTGAAAATGTCCTAATCACGTTGAAAGGCAGAAAAGGAATGCTAGTTGACATAGGAAGTGGTGATGGACGTATT GTAATAGCAGCTGCAAAAGCTGGATTTAAAGCTGTGGGTTATGAATTAAATCCTTGGTTAGTATGGTATTCGAAGTACCGTGCCTGGAGAGAGGGAGTTCATCAAGATGTCAATTTTTATATTTCAGACTTATGGAAg gTCAGTTTTTCACAGTATACAAACATTGTTATTTTTGGAGTTCCTCAGATG ATGTTGCAGCTGGAGAAGAAGCTTGGAGATGAACTCCTGGAGGATGCCAGGGTCATTGCTTGTCGCTTTCCTTTTCCCCATTGGAGACCAAATCATAGCTTTGGCGAAGGCATTGACACCGTTTGGGCATATGATTCCAAATCGTTTAGAATGGAAAAGGAAGATGATACAACTCTTGTCAAAGGCATCCCTCCCACTTAG